In one Carassius auratus strain Wakin unplaced genomic scaffold, ASM336829v1 scaf_tig00024402, whole genome shotgun sequence genomic region, the following are encoded:
- the LOC113078139 gene encoding BTB/POZ domain-containing protein KCTD16-like yields the protein MALTENCRTYQTPKDSGCAQSCSGDVVELNVGGQVYYTRHATLTSVPNSLLGKLFSAKKDVSNDLAQDIKGRIFIDRDGFLFRYVLDYLRDKSVVLPDYFPEKGRLKREAEFFQLPELVKILTVDENIHGDFDEASQGSDQRFYLDARDRRYGFITVGYKSSCAFGRDADPKARGTPKIFICGRVGLAKEVFGDTLNESRDPDRTAERYTSQFYLKFLHLERAFDLLAESGFHIVACNSSVTASPHNRRTDDRYWSNNAEYVFYRGPSGWSSSHCDCCCKSHKSEHEGESGTSLNELSTSCSETQSEASSPQETVIVRPVTRQPNIQTLDRPVKKGPTPIPRRTDLLRVRTAGPRDVMAGKRKPAKEKMTPEQELEKCIQDFRRIQIPERFPERKYMWQSELLKKYQL from the exons ATGGCTCTGACTGAGAATTGCAGGACTTATCAGACGCCCAAGGACAGTGGATGTGCTCAGAGTTGCTCTGGTGATGTGGTTGAGCTCAATGTAGGTGGACAGGTGTATTACACTCGCCATGCAACCCTCACCAGCGTGCCAAACTCACTGCTGGGGAAACTGTTCTCAGCTAAAAAAGACGTTTCCAACGACCTCGCGCAGGACATCAAGGGACGCATCTTCATCGACAGGGACGGGTTCCTCTTTCGATATGTGTTGGACTATCTCCGCGATAAGAGCGTGGTGCTCCCGGATTATTTCCCGGAGAAAGGGAGACTCAAACGCGAGGCTGAGTTCTTCCAGCTGCCTGAGCTTGTCAAAATCCTGACGGTTGATGAAAACATCCACGGTGATTTCGACGAAGCATCCCAGGGAAGCGATCAGAGGTTTTACCTGGACGCGCGCGATAGGCGCTACGGCTTCATCACGGTGGGATACAAGAGCTCGTGCGCCTTCGGAAGGGACGCGGATCCTAAAGCGCGAGGAACACCCAAAATCTTCATCTGCGGAAGGGTCGGTCTGGCCAAAGAAGTTTTTGGGGACACCCTAAACGAGAGCCGGGATCCCGACAGGACAGCCGAGCGATACACCTCTCAGTTTTACCTGAAGTTTCTCCACCTGGAGCGCGCGTTTGATCTGCTCGCGGAGAGCGGCTTCCACATCGTCGCGTGCAATTCATCAGTCACCGCTTCTCCGCACAACAGACGCACTGATGACAGATACTGGTCCAATAACGCAGAGTACGTCTTCTACC GTGGCCCATCCGGATGGTCTTCTTCTCACTGCGACTGCTGCTGCAAGAGCCACAAGAGCGAGCACGAGGGTGAAAGTGGCACTTCCCTAAACGAGCTCTCCACTTCCTGTTCCGAGACCCAATCGGAAGCCAGCTCTCCGCAGGAAACGGTCATCGTGCGTCCGGTCACCCGCCAGCCCAACATCCAGACTTTGGACCGTCCAGTGAAGAAGGGTCCGACCCCGATTCCAAGGAGAACTGATCTGCTCCGCGTTCGAACCGCCGGGCCGCGTGACGTCATGGCAGGGAAGAGGAAACCGGCCAAGGAGAAGATGACGCCGGAGCAGGAGCTGGAGAAATGCATCCAGGACTTCCGGCGGATTCAAATTCCAGAGCGTTTTCCGGAGAGGAAGTACATGTGGCAGTCGGAGCTCTTGAAAAAATATCAGCTCTGA